In Lactococcus garvieae subsp. garvieae, the following proteins share a genomic window:
- the accA gene encoding acetyl-CoA carboxylase carboxyl transferase subunit alpha, which yields MSDIAEIINKARANDRVSVREIISEIFTDFFELHGDRQFTDDEAIVGGIATFQDRAVTVIGIQKGKNLEENLATNFGQPSPNGYRKALRLMKQAEKFKRPIITFVNTAGAYPGIEAEERGQGEAIARNLFEMSDLKVPVLTFITGEGGSGGALALAVANKVYMLENAMYSVLSPEGFATILWKDGSRRDEAADLMKIKAEDQLEMGIIEGVVQEEHLMENLKAIIEKELNNLAQLSEDELQESRYQRFRKY from the coding sequence ATGTCTGATATAGCAGAAATTATTAATAAAGCACGTGCTAACGACCGCGTCTCAGTACGGGAAATTATTTCAGAAATTTTTACGGACTTTTTTGAACTTCATGGCGATCGTCAGTTTACAGATGACGAAGCCATTGTTGGGGGGATAGCGACTTTTCAAGATAGAGCTGTGACCGTCATTGGTATTCAAAAAGGAAAAAATCTTGAAGAAAATTTAGCAACCAACTTTGGTCAGCCGAGTCCTAATGGCTACCGAAAAGCCTTGCGATTAATGAAACAAGCAGAAAAGTTTAAGCGTCCAATCATTACTTTTGTCAATACAGCCGGAGCTTATCCCGGGATTGAAGCGGAAGAACGTGGGCAGGGTGAAGCGATTGCGCGCAACCTTTTTGAGATGTCCGATTTGAAAGTACCAGTTTTAACTTTTATCACTGGTGAGGGTGGCTCTGGAGGAGCTTTAGCTTTAGCAGTCGCAAACAAAGTCTATATGTTGGAAAATGCGATGTATTCGGTTCTTTCTCCAGAAGGTTTTGCAACGATTTTGTGGAAAGATGGCTCACGTCGTGATGAAGCAGCCGATTTGATGAAAATAAAAGCTGAAGATCAGCTCGAAATGGGTATCATTGAGGGCGTTGTGCAAGAAGAACACCTCATGGAAAACTTGAAAGCAATTATTGAAAAAGAACTCAATAACTTGGCACAACTTTCTGAGGACGAGCTTCAAGAAAGCCGCTACCAACGTTTTAGAAAATATTAA
- a CDS encoding GlsB/YeaQ/YmgE family stress response membrane protein produces the protein MIWSLIVGALIGMAAGAITSKGSSMGCIANIVAGLLGSFVGQKLLGNWGPQLAGMSLIPSIVGAIIVVLVASALFGKKDD, from the coding sequence ATGATTTGGTCACTTATTGTTGGTGCTCTTATTGGTATGGCCGCTGGAGCAATTACATCAAAAGGCTCAAGTATGGGCTGTATTGCAAATATCGTGGCAGGACTTTTAGGTTCGTTTGTCGGACAAAAGCTTTTAGGAAACTGGGGACCCCAATTGGCTGGCATGTCCTTAATCCCTTCAATCGTTGGTGCAATCATTGTCGTACTTGTAGCTTCTGCCTTATTTGGGAAAAAAGATGATTAA
- a CDS encoding arsenate reductase family protein yields MYDFYEYPKCSTCRKAKATLDNLDIDYKAIDIKLNPPTAEQFEKWFAEVPVKKFFNTSGLVYREMGLKDKLADLNEHEAAELLASNGMLVKRPLMVKDDKIVLIGFKEEAYQALAQ; encoded by the coding sequence ATGTACGACTTTTATGAATATCCTAAATGTTCAACTTGCCGTAAGGCAAAGGCGACTTTGGATAATTTAGATATTGATTATAAAGCTATCGATATTAAGCTAAACCCACCAACAGCTGAGCAATTTGAAAAATGGTTTGCAGAGGTCCCTGTTAAAAAGTTTTTCAACACCAGTGGCTTGGTTTATCGTGAGATGGGTTTAAAAGATAAACTGGCGGATTTAAATGAGCATGAAGCAGCAGAACTCTTAGCTTCCAATGGGATGCTGGTTAAGCGCCCACTGATGGTTAAAGACGATAAAATTGTTTTGATAGGTT
- the accD gene encoding acetyl-CoA carboxylase, carboxyltransferase subunit beta — MALFQKKKYIKINPNRSTVQGEMTKPEVPDELFAKCPACKHSIYSQDLGASKICPHCSYNFRITAPERLKLLVDSDSFTEMFTGIESKNPLDFPNYAEKLAATKEKTGLDEAVMTGTALIKGQKVALAIMDSTFIMASMGTVVGEKITRLFEMATAEQLPVVIFTASGGARMQEGIMSLMQMAKISAAVKKYSNAGLLYITVLTDPTTGGVTASFAMLGDIILAEPQSLIGFAGRRVIEQTVRQTLPDDFQKAEFLLKHGFVDAIVKRQEMREKLALLLKFHGGVKNV, encoded by the coding sequence TTGGCTCTCTTTCAAAAGAAAAAATATATTAAAATTAACCCTAATCGTTCAACTGTTCAGGGAGAAATGACGAAGCCCGAAGTGCCTGACGAGCTTTTTGCGAAATGTCCGGCCTGCAAACACAGTATTTACAGCCAAGACCTTGGTGCAAGCAAAATCTGTCCGCATTGTAGCTATAACTTCCGAATTACTGCGCCAGAACGTTTGAAGCTTTTAGTTGATTCAGACTCATTTACAGAAATGTTCACTGGAATTGAAAGCAAAAATCCATTGGATTTTCCAAACTATGCTGAAAAGCTTGCGGCGACAAAGGAGAAGACCGGTTTGGATGAAGCTGTAATGACGGGGACAGCATTGATTAAAGGCCAAAAAGTGGCTTTAGCAATCATGGATTCAACTTTTATTATGGCTTCTATGGGGACTGTTGTCGGGGAAAAAATTACGCGACTTTTTGAAATGGCGACTGCTGAACAACTTCCAGTGGTTATTTTTACGGCTTCGGGTGGTGCACGTATGCAAGAAGGAATTATGTCTTTGATGCAGATGGCAAAAATCTCAGCAGCTGTCAAGAAGTATTCTAATGCAGGATTACTCTACATTACAGTATTAACGGATCCGACAACAGGCGGAGTAACAGCTTCTTTTGCCATGCTTGGCGATATTATCTTGGCTGAACCTCAGTCCTTGATTGGATTTGCAGGGCGACGTGTGATTGAACAGACAGTGCGACAAACGCTGCCTGATGATTTCCAAAAAGCAGAATTTCTCTTGAAACATGGCTTTGTCGATGCGATTGTTAAACGTCAAGAAATGCGTGAGAAATTAGCCTTACTCTTGAAATTTCACGGAGGTGTAAAAAATGTCTGA